The following are from one region of the Lytechinus variegatus isolate NC3 chromosome 4, Lvar_3.0, whole genome shotgun sequence genome:
- the LOC121412472 gene encoding cytochrome P450 4F12-like — protein sequence MAFWNVGPAAVLLLTVIIISLGYKCLHWMMAIWGELKRIMHIRRTLPGPKPHWLFGNVLQEPGPLTPGFEWHRNMAKTYPKLHVFWAAWKPMVIPTHPDSVRNIFNDKVGTVKSPMYGLFEEWLGNPMATLDGDLWKRHRRLITSTFHFNALKNYIPKINKVADTLISVISQRSEKDESLELHKTTSAFASDVILQCAFSYESDCQERESEYAEAVAALSDVVTKRTMNPLLLFEFFFRRSSIYKVWREKINIIHTLQDKLISARKEQHRNSGCKEFHKGMDFLDTLLLASDARGGLTEKEMRDEINSFIFGGVDTTSSALTWLIYLLATHPEYQTMVQEEVDELFKDREILEVRSEDLHDTPFLMKCIKESQRMYSFVSPGRLLTEPLVVDGLTVPAGTEITIYAYQLHHNPEVWGDDHMTFKPSRFDRENVEGRDPFAFIPFSAGARNCIAQQFALQEIQIAAIRIFNRFGFSLVRDSKPVYRVVSVPQDEILLGIHPRNKD from the exons ATGGCATTTTGGAATGTTGGTCCAGCGGCAGTTCTGCTATTAACAGTGATCATCATTTCGTTAGGATACAAATGTCTTCACTGGATGATGGCAATATGGGGAGAACTGAAGAGGATTATGCATATTCGACGTACTCTTCCAGGCCCCAAACCTCACTGGTTGTTCGGCAATGTCTTACAAGAACCTGGACCGCTAACCCCTGGGTTTGAGTGGCATCGTAACATGGCTAAGACTTATCCCAAACTCCACGTCTTCTGGGCTGCTTGGAAACCTATGGTAATACCTACTCACCCAGACTCGGTGAGGAATATATTCAATGATAAAGTTGGCACGGTCAAG AGTCCTATGTATGGTCTATTTGAAGAATGGTTGGGTAATCCTATGGCTACTTTAGATGGTGACCTGTGGAAGAGACACCGAAGGCTCATAACAAGCACTTTCCATTTTAACGCTCTTAAGAACTACATCCCCAAGATAAATAAG GTTGCAGACACCTTGATTTCCGTTATTTCACAACGGAGCGAGAAGGATGAGTCTCTTGAACTTCACAAAACTACGAGTGCCTTTGCCAGCGATGTCATCCTACAATGTGCCTTTTCCTACGAATCTGATTGTCAGGAACGTGAGTCTGAATACGCAGAAGCGGTTGCTGCTCTATCAGATGTTGTCACGAAGAG GACAATGAATCCTCTTCTTCTCTTCGAGTTTTTCTTCCGACGGTCTTCAATATACAAGGTTTGGAGAGAGAAGATCAACATCATTCACACACTCCAGGATAAACTCATATCAGCTCGCAAGGAGCAACACCGAAATAGTGGGTGTAAG GAATTTCACAAAGGAATGGACTTCTTGGACACTCTCCTGTTAGCAAGCGATGCACGCGGTGGACTCactgaaaaagaaatgagagatGAG ATTAATAGTTTCATCTTTGGTGGGGTTGATACGACGTCTAGCGCCCTCACTTGGCTGATATACTTGTTGGCTACTCATCCAGAATACCAGACCATGGTTCAGGAGGAAGTTGATGAACTTTTCAAGGATCGTGAGATTCTTGAAGTTCGCAG TGAAGACCTCCATGATACTCCGTTTCTGATGAAATGCATCAAGGAAAGTCAGCGTATGTACTCGTTTGTATCGCCAGGCCGCCTCCTAACCGAACCATTGGTTGTCGATGGTCTAACCGTTCCAGCAGGAACCGAGATTACAATCTATGCGTACCAACTCCATCACAATCCTGAAGTTTGGGGAGACGATCACATGACATTCAAACCAAGCCGCTTCGATCGCGAGAACGTTGAAGGTCGAGATCCCTTCGCTTTCATTCCCTTCTCCGCTGGAGCGCGCAACTGCATTGCGCAGCAGTTCGCGCTTCAGGAGATTCAAATAGCCGCGATTCGAATTTTCAACAGGTTTGGATTTTCTTTGGTACGAGACTCCAAACCAGTCTACAGAGTAGTCAGTGTGCCACAGGATGAAATACTTCTTGGTATTCATCCGCGGAATAAAGACTAA